Genomic window (Nymphaea colorata isolate Beijing-Zhang1983 chromosome 1, ASM883128v2, whole genome shotgun sequence):
ATGTGATCTTCATAAGAAGCTCCAGAGAGATTGAAAGAAAGTTTGTCGATTATCTTCCGCTCGTAACCGGTAAAAGGGTGATCACAGTAGGCAGTCTGCTTAATCAAGAGGCAAGCGACCACTCTGCATCACTGCCATGCAAGTTCACAAGTTGGCTTGGAACAAAGAGGAGCTCTTCTGtggtttttgtttcatttggtACAGAATATTTCATGTCAAAGGAAGAAATCACAGAGATCGCACTCGGTCTGGAGCTATCGAGGCAGAACTTCATATGGGCAGTCAGATTTGTAtctgaggaggaggaggaggggatgGAGAGACAACTGCCCGAGGGATTCATGCAGAGAGTTGAGGGGAGAGGAATGGTGGCGAATCAGTGGATCCCACAAATGGAAATACTGAGCCACCCCTCAATTGGAGGCTTTCTGACCCACTGCGGATGGGGGTCCCTGAATGAGGGGATGGGCTGTGGGGTGCCCTTCATTGCTCTGCCCTTGCACTTGGACCAGCCTCTCAATGCAAAGCTGGTGGTAGGGGAGCTGGGCCTTGGGgtggagatagagagagaaagggatgggAGGTTTAGGAGGGAGAAGGTGGCGGAGGGGATCAGGAGGGTGATGGTTGGTGGGGAGGGGGAAAAGATGAGGAGGAAGGCGAAGGAGATGGctaagaagatgaaggagaaagaTGATGGGGAGATTGATGTGCTGGTTGGCGAGGTGAGGAAGATGACGAGCGGAAGGGGATGGAAGGAGCGGGGACTGCAGATCAGAGAGATGAAGTAATGATAAAAAAGAGGAAACTAATGATCATGCCTGCCCATTAAGCACTCTTTCTTCCCGATAGCTTTCACCACCTTAATGCCGTGTCGATCTCTATGTATGCGTGTGCGTGGGGTATTAGAACCAAGATTAAAATCTTCATCTGTTCCTCTGTACTCTAGTCTCTTCTAAAGGATATCTGTGGCTCTGGAGTTTTTGATGATTGGTGAAACAAAACCCGGCTCGAATCAATGGGCAGTGTACAATGGATCCAGCTAGCATAGAACTAATCCTTTGGTTTTGGAGAAGTTTATAGCGACTCCCCGCTTGATACTCTTTGGCATTAATTAATTATTGAACGACCAAGCAGCAGCAACAACTTTTGACCATCTTCATATACAACGAGGAGacccttcttttctttattattctAATTTACTAGTTCCTCTCGGCTTCTTACCTTGACTTGGGGCAGCACGGACCGTTCACCAAGATTGAAGGATCGTCTTGCTCTAAAGCACGGGGTCCGGTCGGATGCATGGTCGGCGTCGCTGGTCCATGTTTGactctacttttttttttgagggcgGCGTCTTGGCCCGTCTTTCATTTCTAGTTTTCTGAAAGTCCATGTCGCAATTGGGAGACTTTAATTCACGCTTGAATACTAAAAATTTCTTTAGTTATTTTTACATGTTCTTGCTTCCAAATTAAAACTTGCGACAAAGATAACGTGTCTCATTGGAGGTATACGCGACCGTAAATGAAGTTGAAGTCCTTTCTACAAAATTTGAAGAATTGCTCAGCCACGTTCCACTTAACAAAGgtaattgttatatatatatatatatatgtgtgtgtgtgtgaacgACAAGCACCTTCATATTACGTGAATTCATGGATCTTATAAAATCAAGGGGAGGACTAACTCGAGTTCAAATGAATTTCAAGGTGCAGAGTTTACAAATAACGATGTAATACATGCAACTTCCATAaaaaggatttgagatccttgcTAGAAATCAAAGAATATTTTAAATGTAAGATCCACCAAAATCTCATACCGCCTCGGGCTTCATATCTAAGGTCTTCATATCTAAGGTTTATGAAACATGCCACAAGGGTGAGaacaaaattcaattttcactaataaaaatgtcaaaacctTCGCTCGATCGAACTAACGCAACTGGCCAAGTCATTGATAGGGAAAAGAAATATGACATAAACCAACTTGCTCAATGAACTGAACCCAATATTAAGTGGAGTTAAGGGCAGCTGCCATTAGGTTAGCTAAGCATGAAATTGAAGGCCATGCattcattatttcattatttAGAGACTCAACCTTTAGTGTATCGATTCTACTATGAGTTCTATATTTCTAGCAGCATAGCAGGTCAGAGCACATTTAGTTAAAGATAAAACACATACAATTATGTGTTATGCATGACAAAACACGTAACATATGGTAGATGGCCGGCAGAGCAAGCTTAAAATCTAGACTAATTAAGGTTTTAACCTTTTTGAATTGGAGATAAGCTGTGCTAAGCTTTACCAGGTTGTTTAAAATGCTTGCCCCAAGTGTGATTAGGCAGCCTTGCACACATCTTTATGGACCACTTGGGCAGTGTTTGGATGGCACCCTCAAAAAAACACGGTTTTGTGAAAACCTTATCGAAAACCCAGTTTTGTAAACTTGGTTTGGAAGTTtggatgacaagtgaaaaacttAGTTTATAGATCGACAAAAAATAAGTCTTGAACCGAAAAACTTAGGGGGAAGCAAGTTTTTTTGGCCCTTCATGAAAACTAGGTTTTGACAAAACCCAGTtttaatgtcatccaaacattcttgAAATGGTGTTTTGGGGCAAACCCCCTTGGTTTGTAGCATATTTTTTTCagtaaatattattaaaaaacatgaaaaaaaaaagcatgggTATTACCTGATAATTCAATTGTGGAAAGTAACATATGGAACTTCTTTATTTATGTTATGACTTTCCAACAAACTACTTATGATGGTAATCGCAGGATCCCAAGTTGATCGAtcatccaaaatccaaactgaAGTAAGAGAACTAAAATCCAAGGAAGAAATGGGGAGGAGAAAAAAGATTCAATTCCTTCAAGAGTAGAATAATTAGCTGGATTTCAATATTCAATGTCATCTCACtcttgtttgatattttgaacATATTTCTATTATTTAACCGGGAGTATGCAGACTGTTTTGATCTGGACTCATTTGGTAGAGTCCAGCTTACTGGATAACCGGTGGACTTTATGTACGCTCCAAGAAACCAACTGCTTAGTTTTATGAAGCCCATAAGTTGAGGTAGCTCCAAATATGACGTTTCTGCCAAGCATCTTCGACAAAGGCTGGTAAACAAACCTAGCAGCTCGTCACTTTGGCTAGTTGAAAGATGTGCTATTGATTTTGCCGACGCTGTAAGTTAATGGCAACTTTACAATGGAGGGcagttacttttctttttctgttttttttccgGCAGGCATGGTGAACAAACTGAGCTGCTTCTTTTTTGGCTTTATCGGACCCAATTAAAATTTACTCATTCTCATTACTAAACTTATTGACAacccctcatttttttttaaaatacacaCGGCTCTTGATAATCAAATCAGGCAAAGCTAAAGCAAAGACGCTAGCTCAAAGTTGTCCAAGTTCCTGATTTTTGTCGTGCTTTTCCTGTCCAAATTCAAAAATTGCAGGAATTATGTACAAATTCTTGGGGCCTTGGGGATCAGGAACTGGTCCCGTTTGAGCAAGGATCAGCACTCCCGTACCACGGATCGGGGAAATGATGTCCCCGGCAAGGATATTTTAGTCACTATGGAGAACATGCGATCTGTTTCTCGCTTTCCGTACATCCGCTGTTCACTCCTGGTCCATAATTATAGGACCACGGCGGCTGCTCGAGATTAAAAAGACTATTGTGCCCTTTAAGCCCTCTAAGAGACGGTAACCGCTCGCGGTTACGTTTTTTCAGATGGTAAAAGTTTCAAATGAGGCATGAGCTTATGCCGAGTTTGGGGCAGCACCAACGATTGAACCGATGGATTTGAAACAAAGAATCAAATACTACATACGCGGAGTCCGGACCTCAGGCCTGGACCTTGACTTTGACATAAAGGTTAAAACCTTCGATATGTCAACTTGGTTAAAACCGTTGACATAGTGGGCGCCAATTAGGGTCCATGCCCAAGTCGCTACATAGAGTAACGTCTGCAGAGCAGGATAGACAATAGGATGGGGGTTTAAAGTTGCGTCATTGGCCCCTGTGGTAGAAAACGCACAAGAAAATTTGCTACCAAGCCACGAGTTGAAAGATACAGGTGCGCGTCGTCTGCCACAACACCAAAATAGAACGCGCAAGTCGAGTCAGAGATTTTTACCCTTCTTAGCGAAAAGAGAAAACGATATACTTTTGTGGAGTACTTTTCCGCCTTCATTTCAGGAATTTGTGAAGGGGAGAGGATCTACGAGCTGGGTCATTCTACTTATTTAAGTGTTCTCAGTAAAGACGTCCCAAAGAGCCAGGGCTTGGGTCGTCTGCTTGACACTCACACTGACGCGatcggaagagagagagagcgagctcTTCCACCGTCTCCTCTCGGTCATGGAGTCTTCCCGATGTTGGTGAAGCACGAGTTTCTACTACCTTGAGGTGagttttccttcatttctcTGTCTTTTTCATGTACCTTTTTCGAATACCAGCATGGAGAGTCGTGGAGAATCGGGATTTTCTCTAGGAATTGTCATCTGGGTCCGTTGAATTTCGTTGAGATTAAAATACCgtgtaattttcttttcttcttttttcattcgCAGGGTGGACATTCACTGAGAGGAGGTGATAATTTCGGGTTTCTGTAAGATGGGTGGCAAGGATATGGAGAATTAGGAGGTGGGGAGTCGGAGAGAATGGATGAGGCGGAGCGGAAGGTCGAGTCCCTTCGCGCCATGTTGTTGGCGGAGAGGTCAAGATCGAAAATCGCCAGGCAGAAAGCTGATCAATTGGCGGCACGAGTAAAACACTGGCTTCCAATGCGTTTCTGAATCTCTGATTActcttgtgtttgtgtttgtttgtctCTTTTGACAATTTTAGGTGTCGGGAAGCTCCTTCTATTTATATGTAATTCGTTGAAATTTCGAGTTTTTGGGCCTCCTCGATTTCCatcacattttcttcttttgatcaaCCCCAGTAGATGATTTAGTCTATTTACTGCTCCGGTGATTTGACATGCAGATTTCATGTAATTTTGCTTAATTCTTGTCTGTCTTCCCTAGGTAGAGGATCATTTCTtctgttcatctctctctctctctctctctctctctctcttatgtccGCATGTACAAACGTGTTTTCGTATTTTTGAGAGTAACTATTCAGAAGATTTACTTTTGCATATACACATAAAATAACCTGATTAAGATCATTGAAATATGAAACTGAAATTTATGACATTTCTgtccattttttcttaaaaggtCACAATAGGGCCATGTTCTACATGTTTGATCTTGCATGAATCAACTCTTATATTGTTACTTCTATAAATACGTAGGTTTTATAAGGGTTTTGAAAAACAACGGCCTAAAATTCTATAAATATTTTAGCCAAAAAAAGACATTCTTTTATCccaaaaaaacatatttcaagTGCCTATGCTTAGCAAATAGATCATGATAAATGTGCCTACAGTGTTAAATTTGTGAAACCTTGTGGGTAAAATCCATCGATTTCATCATGTATATAGtttgttatttgtttatttgtttaacaTACATGATGTCTATATCGAGAACTCAGACTGCTGAGGTAAGTGGCTTTTGGCTTTTGCGAGAATTAGCTGCATTGTGGGCAAACCCCTGATTTGTAATTGCAGCCAAGCACTTAGCTATTGCATCAATCAATAGCCACACGCGTAATATATATGACATCCTCCCATCGTTCTGGTTGCATGTGCTTTTCGAATTTATTATGAAGGAAACACGTGGTGTTCTTATTTTCTGCACTAACAACGGTAATGTCCCCTAGTGATTTTCTCACACTTTGCAAGTGGGGATGCATATTTCATGGTATGAAGACCATGGTGAATTCATACACAGGACCTGACCAAGTAGTTTAACTTTGACTGTCACTTCTTCTGGTAGTAGCTACTACACTTTCTAGTAGAATTCTGTTCTTACAATTGCTGGATGATTTTGCCAATTCTGTTCAATAGGAAGCACACCTGATACTTATTGTGCCAttgtatttttctcttttgttttggaAGGAAAGTTTCGATGCATCATGTGGTGTTACTGAACATGCCTGCACATCAAGATTTCATAGCTTAATGCTTGTTACTGTAGTAAGATTCTTTGTTAATCTTCTCtatatttatttgattagaTACCAATAACCTTTATCTAATCAATGCGGCTACTAAGGAATAGGAGAccaatatttatgttttttgtgtATGTATAAGCAGATGTGAGTTCCATTCATatgtacatgcatgtgcatgaataatttgtttctcacttgatgaaaatggtttttgaaaattgatgattttttgaaatacttccttatttgtttaatttgtcGACAACTATTTTGTTCCTCTCTTGTGctgctgtttttgtttttgatgcATCGTGTGGAAGCTAAGCACATCCAGCTGAGTGCAGGTTATATACATTTGTTCTCTGCATAGTATTTCCAGTTACTGTTTACAATGCTAACTTAAACCTTCTTTCAGCACCAGAGTGCTGCTCCACATGTTTATGTTGTATCCAGAGTTCAAGCCTGTCAGGTAGTGTAGGACTTTCTCTCTGCACGCacaataacacacacacacacacatgcacatccATCACCCAGTCCTGTCCGAAGTATGTCGAGTCAACTTTTTGAGTCCTAATTCTCCATTATCTAATATCCAGAGGGATGTTTCTGCTACTCCACAGTCCATGCTGCTTCGTACTGCTTCCCTCCAAGTCCTTAGTgatctttccttctcttttatttttttctcctctgTTTGAATTTCTATCTATGCATATAAACTTGAATATGTGGTCATCTTTTGGTCGAACTTTTGGGGactgtttatgttttccatTTAGTTGTAacaaaatttaagttatttctgTAGTCCTTAGCTCCATTGATCTAGTGATGCAAGGATTGGTGTGGCTGTCATACCAGGTGtttgttgaaattttattttttaatgtaatccAAGTTCTACCACtgaccatttttttcttccttgtttcttttcctccacctTCTGTGCACTTCTTTGTTAGGTTTATGAATTAGAGACACAGCTCGAGATTGTGAACAATCAGAAACAGAAGGCTGAGAAGGCTGCTGCAAAGGTTCTCTCCATACTGCGTGATGGTGGAATTATAGAATATTCTGATGAAGGTGAATCAGAAACTGGGGAACAAGCAATTTCATGTGAatatgaggaaaagaaactGTTGACCGTGGAATGTCTTGGAATTGTAAAAACAGAAGGATGTTCACTATCAGATGCCATTAGAGATGAAGTCAAAGATGGTGAACTGGAGAAATTAAATGCATCTCCATCAACATCTGCCAGTTTGTCTTGGACTAGCTCTGAAAGTCATTTTTCAGGCTCTCATGGAAATGGATCCAGAAAGAGCCATGAATTAGCAGTAAGACAGAAACAAGGCAATTTCGTTTCAGTTACTGCTTCTTCTCCCAAGCGACGCTTGGGCAAGTCATGTCGCCAAATAAAACGTCGGGAAATTGGTAGCATGAAGGAGCAAGGAGACACAGACTGCTCAAAATCTGAGACTCTTGTGGAAGGTCATCCAAATGACATGGAAGATGGGATTGGACCGCCTCCTTGTTCAGAGACTACACCAGAGCAAACATCTGGTGAGGAAAATTGTTGCGCAAAAGTTTTTCCAGAGGATACACAGGACATACCTCCACTTGAAGAAGGCAGTAGGTTAGACTCTGGCAGTGATGCAAGTGCGAGAGACGAAGATATAAAGATGGAAAGGATACTGGAGCAACAGACCCAGATTGTAGATCAATGCCAATCAGAAGAAAACTTGCAACAAGACCAGGAAGAGAAAGCCAAAGATGTCACCGTTTCTATAATGGTAGGCCTAAAAACCTCTGGATCTACTGTAGTCTAGTACTTAGTAGAAATGGATTTTCATTCCTCTCTTGGCTTTGCTTTACCATGCATCCTGAACAACTTTCATGACAAAAATGATTTGTAGGATAAGCATCATGAGCAGGAAAAATATCTGAAGGTAAAACATTTGCTTTGAATATTTAATCATTAATACTACAATTTTAAATTAATGTCTGTTTGTGCGTCACTGCATCCATCATCTTTCTGTTCTCACACCACTACTTTTCAGTTACTGAGAAATTGGTATGGACTTTATAGGTTCTCCCTGAACCTGCCGAGCATCCTGATGCTTCTATAAAGGCCATCACACAAGCTGCATCAGTTGATATTGAAAACTCTGTTGCCGATATGAAATCAACACCAGAAACAAACTGCAATAGAGAATCAGTGATCAGTACTCGTGTACATGATGTCCTGCCCAAAATCAGTCAAGACACTGCAAAAACAGAAATTGGATCAAATTGGAAACCTAGTCATGAGAATGAACATTCTTTCGAGGCTATTCCAGCTGACAGAAATAGAGATATTGCAATGGGTTTAGTTTCTAACAGTTTTGCCTCTGCACAAGCAGACAGCAATATATCAGTGAAGACATCTCCAAATGAGTTAAAATTTGGTGATGTTCTACGTAGAGATTCATATGCTGCCTTGAGCAAAGGGAAGCAACCCATGTTTTATGTGGAAACGCCTTCCCCAAGTACACCGGGCAGCTTAAGATCCCAAATGTCATGGCGTGGACCTTCAGCTAACCAGAATGCAGTGGTGGCTTCAGCATCACAAAGTCATTTTGGTAGCGCTTCGCCTAATGATTTAGAGGGCGTGTTGAAGAACCTACAGCTGGCTAGATTTTCCCTCCAATCGAGATTGGAAAAGTCATCACTCAGCAAGGGTAAAATAGTTGCTACAAGTGACGAGGCTAAGATCGCTGAAGAAAGCATGAAGCTGCCCTTTATTAGCTGTTCAGGGTTGTTCAGGCTACCTCCAAGCTTACATGATTCAGAAACTGGATTCAGCTCGCAGTCTTTGCATTCCAATTTGGTAACAAGGCCTGCACTTAGTGATCAACGTCGTCACCGTCATCGTGACTCCAGATTTCAGATTTCTGCTGGAAACATGTATTCTTATGCACCCTCGATTGCTCCATCTGCATCATCTGCACAACCTCAATATGAAGATCCTTATTCACGCTTTGCTGGGTTCCAGTATTCTCATACGGATGAGCAGAACAGAAATTTTCGTTGTTGACAATTATTTTAAACCAGCCTTTTGTGCAAGGAATCCT
Coding sequences:
- the LOC116257412 gene encoding UDP-glucosyltransferase 29-like, yielding MVQEDLFRSKERQPRVLLLPWLAYGHISPFLELARHLSCRGFTTYLCSTHTNLSSIKEKLRQRSYSSIKTVELQLPSIPELPPKFQATSSLPSHLMPLLKKAFDLSKPAFIDILQALNPDFVIYDFLQPWAPLAASQLGIPAVLFLSTSAICFSYGRSRHEGHDQNVSPFKTIHFLEHEVENNNRMLRSEANGIRDVDRVNQCVDQSEDVIFIRSSREIERKFVDYLPLVTGKRVITVGSLLNQEASDHSASLPCKFTSWLGTKRSSSVVFVSFGTEYFMSKEEITEIALGLELSRQNFIWAVRFVSEEEEEGMERQLPEGFMQRVEGRGMVANQWIPQMEILSHPSIGGFLTHCGWGSLNEGMGCGVPFIALPLHLDQPLNAKLVVGELGLGVEIERERDGRFRREKVAEGIRRVMVGGEGEKMRRKAKEMAKKMKEKDDGEIDVLVGEVRKMTSGRGWKERGLQIREMK
- the LOC116259730 gene encoding uncharacterized protein LOC116259730 isoform X1, translating into MDEAERKVESLRAMLLAERSRSKIARQKADQLAARESFDASCGVTEHACTSRFHSLMLVTVVYELETQLEIVNNQKQKAEKAAAKVLSILRDGGIIEYSDEGESETGEQAISCEYEEKKLLTVECLGIVKTEGCSLSDAIRDEVKDGELEKLNASPSTSASLSWTSSESHFSGSHGNGSRKSHELAVRQKQGNFVSVTASSPKRRLGKSCRQIKRREIGSMKEQGDTDCSKSETLVEGHPNDMEDGIGPPPCSETTPEQTSGEENCCAKVFPEDTQDIPPLEEGSRLDSGSDASARDEDIKMERILEQQTQIVDQCQSEENLQQDQEEKAKDVTVSIMDKHHEQEKYLKVLPEPAEHPDASIKAITQAASVDIENSVADMKSTPETNCNRESVISTRVHDVLPKISQDTAKTEIGSNWKPSHENEHSFEAIPADRNRDIAMGLVSNSFASAQADSNISVKTSPNELKFGDVLRRDSYAALSKGKQPMFYVETPSPSTPGSLRSQMSWRGPSANQNAVVASASQSHFGSASPNDLEGVLKNLQLARFSLQSRLEKSSLSKGKIVATSDEAKIAEESMKLPFISCSGLFRLPPSLHDSETGFSSQSLHSNLVTRPALSDQRRHRHRDSRFQISAGNMYSYAPSIAPSASSAQPQYEDPYSRFAGFQYSHTDEQNRNFRC
- the LOC116259730 gene encoding uncharacterized protein LOC116259730 isoform X3, with protein sequence MDEAERKVESLRAMLLAERSRSKIARQKADQLAARVYELETQLEIVNNQKQKAEKAAAKVLSILRDGGIIEYSDEGESETGEQAISCEYEEKKLLTVECLGIVKTEGCSLSDAIRDEVKDGELEKLNASPSTSASLSWTSSESHFSGSHGNGSRKSHELAVRQKQGNFVSVTASSPKRRLGKSCRQIKRREIGSMKEQGDTDCSKSETLVEGHPNDMEDGIGPPPCSETTPEQTSGEENCCAKVFPEDTQDIPPLEEGSRLDSGSDASARDEDIKMERILEQQTQIVDQCQSEENLQQDQEEKAKDVTVSIMDKHHEQEKYLKVLPEPAEHPDASIKAITQAASVDIENSVADMKSTPETNCNRESVISTRVHDVLPKISQDTAKTEIGSNWKPSHENEHSFEAIPADRNRDIAMGLVSNSFASAQADSNISVKTSPNELKFGDVLRRDSYAALSKGKQPMFYVETPSPSTPGSLRSQMSWRGPSANQNAVVASASQSHFGSASPNDLEGVLKNLQLARFSLQSRLEKSSLSKGKIVATSDEAKIAEESMKLPFISCSGLFRLPPSLHDSETGFSSQSLHSNLVTRPALSDQRRHRHRDSRFQISAGNMYSYAPSIAPSASSAQPQYEDPYSRFAGFQYSHTDEQNRNFRC
- the LOC116259730 gene encoding uncharacterized protein LOC116259730 isoform X2 gives rise to the protein MDEAERKVESLRAMLLAERSRSKIARQKADQLAARESFDASCGVTEHACTSRFHSLMLVTVVYELETQLEIVNNQKQKAEKAAAKVLSILRDGGIIEYSDEGESETGEQAISCEYEEKKLLTVECLGIVKTEGCSLSDAIRDEVKDGELEKLNASPSTSASLSWTSSESHFSGSHGNGSRKSHELAVRQKQGNFVSVTASSPKRRLGKSCRQIKRREIGSMKEQGDTDCSKSETLVEGHPNDMEDGIGPPPCSETTPEQTSGEENCCAKVFPEDTQDIPPLEEGSRLDSGSDASARDEDIKMERILEQQTQIVDQCQSEENLQQDQEEKAKDVTVSIMVLPEPAEHPDASIKAITQAASVDIENSVADMKSTPETNCNRESVISTRVHDVLPKISQDTAKTEIGSNWKPSHENEHSFEAIPADRNRDIAMGLVSNSFASAQADSNISVKTSPNELKFGDVLRRDSYAALSKGKQPMFYVETPSPSTPGSLRSQMSWRGPSANQNAVVASASQSHFGSASPNDLEGVLKNLQLARFSLQSRLEKSSLSKGKIVATSDEAKIAEESMKLPFISCSGLFRLPPSLHDSETGFSSQSLHSNLVTRPALSDQRRHRHRDSRFQISAGNMYSYAPSIAPSASSAQPQYEDPYSRFAGFQYSHTDEQNRNFRC